A region of Nostoc sp. 'Peltigera membranacea cyanobiont' N6 DNA encodes the following proteins:
- a CDS encoding efflux RND transporter permease subunit — MFVDFFIKRPIFASVCAIVILLIGLISIPTLPIARFPEISPTQITVTSNYNGASAEIVESGVTNILERQINGVEGLRYLTSSSSNDGTSTITATFDSSRDKDIAAVDVQNRVSVAQPQLPDSVQRTGVRVSKESSNILLAIGLYAENKEYDNTFLSNYADLYLADALKRVKGVSNAQIFGERRYAMRLWLDPSRLANRGLTTQDVADALSEQNLQVGAGRIGQEPAPKGQRYQLDVRAASRLTEPAEFEEIVLKTGDDGTLVKLKDVGRAELGAENYSSFLRFRGNDAVGLGIYQVPGSNALDVAKGVKAELALLAPSFPPGLKYQVAFDTTSFVEESLAEVVKTLIEAVVLVVIVIFVFLQDWRTTLIPALTIPLALIGTFAFVKVFNFSINSLTLFGLTLASGMVVDDAIVVVEQISRFIQDKGISPRRAASESMAELSSAVIATSLVLMAVFVPVAFFPGTTGALYRQFALTIAFSIAISTFLALTLTPSLCALLLRQGQKPSGWLGWIFGQINRFLDWVQNGYKRSLTFLTRFQSVVIGLFIVSLGMTVWLYTTVPTAFLPDEDEGYFITIIQGPQGVSLQYTSDVIAQVEKEILQLPEVLGTFAIGGFGFSGSTANSGIIFTTLKSWDERSKPGQSVQAIIGSLQGKLLAIPEARVFPVNPPPIQGLGNFGGFVFQLQDRRGNSGLENLVQSMGKLLGQANQTPGLQAVFSTFAADTPQLLVEVDRNKAKSLQVSIDDIFNTLQTALGSQYVNDFNLQQRNYRVYIQADQQFRSNPKDISKLYVRSEKDQMIPLSNLVKVTQTVGAQTINHYNLFRSIEINGSAAPGSSSGDAIKAMEKVAKEVLPAGYGYEWSGTALEEIDSGGLAPLIFGLGIIFVFLVLAAQYENYVDPFIILLSVPLAIFGALIAQSMRGFANDVYCQIGLVMLIGLASKNAILIVEFANQLREQGLSITKAVIEASQERLRPILMTAFSTLLGIFPLAVATGAGAGSRQSLGTAVFGGMLIATFLSLFVVPILYIVIKTTTERFIKPNRHQELQTEGISLDGKSAAYSAKGEN; from the coding sequence ATGTTCGTTGACTTCTTTATTAAGCGGCCAATTTTTGCGTCGGTATGTGCGATCGTCATCCTTTTAATAGGATTAATCAGTATTCCCACATTACCGATCGCAAGATTCCCAGAAATTAGTCCCACGCAAATCACTGTAACTTCCAACTATAACGGAGCTAGTGCCGAAATCGTAGAAAGTGGAGTGACAAATATCTTAGAAAGGCAAATCAACGGGGTTGAGGGACTAAGATATCTCACTTCCAGCAGCAGTAACGATGGTACAAGTACCATTACAGCCACCTTTGATTCATCGCGGGATAAAGATATTGCGGCTGTGGATGTGCAAAATCGTGTTTCTGTTGCCCAACCACAATTACCAGATTCTGTGCAACGCACGGGAGTACGAGTATCGAAAGAATCTAGCAACATTCTCTTAGCGATTGGTTTATACGCTGAAAATAAAGAGTACGACAATACATTTTTAAGCAACTATGCTGACCTTTATTTAGCAGATGCTTTAAAAAGAGTCAAAGGCGTGAGCAACGCTCAAATTTTTGGCGAACGCCGCTATGCAATGCGTTTGTGGTTAGATCCGAGTCGCCTTGCCAATCGAGGATTAACAACTCAGGATGTAGCAGATGCTTTGTCTGAACAAAACTTACAAGTTGGTGCAGGGAGAATTGGACAAGAACCGGCTCCTAAAGGACAAAGATATCAACTTGACGTGCGTGCTGCTAGTCGATTAACAGAACCAGCAGAATTTGAAGAAATTGTCCTCAAAACTGGAGATGATGGCACATTAGTCAAGCTCAAAGATGTCGGTAGAGCAGAACTGGGTGCAGAAAACTACAGTTCATTTCTGCGATTTCGTGGTAACGATGCTGTAGGCTTAGGGATTTATCAGGTTCCTGGTAGTAATGCCTTGGATGTAGCTAAAGGAGTCAAAGCCGAACTAGCGCTATTAGCTCCGAGTTTTCCGCCAGGGCTGAAATATCAAGTAGCTTTTGACACGACATCCTTTGTAGAAGAGTCTTTGGCAGAAGTAGTCAAGACTCTGATTGAAGCGGTGGTGTTAGTGGTGATTGTAATTTTTGTGTTCTTGCAGGATTGGCGAACCACTTTAATTCCCGCACTAACTATTCCTTTGGCATTAATTGGGACATTTGCCTTCGTCAAAGTTTTTAACTTTTCCATCAATAGTTTGACTTTGTTTGGTCTGACTTTAGCATCGGGGATGGTGGTAGACGATGCGATCGTTGTGGTAGAGCAAATTAGCCGTTTTATTCAGGATAAAGGAATTAGCCCTCGCCGAGCCGCTAGTGAATCAATGGCGGAACTTTCTAGCGCAGTTATTGCCACTTCCCTAGTGTTGATGGCGGTGTTTGTACCAGTGGCATTTTTTCCAGGAACCACAGGCGCACTTTATCGGCAATTTGCGCTAACGATCGCCTTTTCCATTGCAATTTCAACTTTTCTGGCTTTGACTCTGACACCCTCTTTGTGTGCGCTGCTGCTGCGTCAAGGACAAAAACCTTCAGGCTGGCTAGGTTGGATTTTTGGGCAGATTAATCGGTTTCTTGACTGGGTACAGAATGGTTATAAGCGATCGCTTACCTTTCTCACACGATTTCAAAGCGTCGTAATTGGGTTGTTTATCGTCTCCTTGGGTATGACTGTTTGGCTGTACACCACAGTACCGACAGCCTTTCTACCCGATGAAGACGAAGGCTACTTTATTACAATTATCCAAGGGCCGCAAGGGGTTTCGCTGCAATATACTAGCGATGTGATTGCACAGGTAGAAAAAGAAATTCTACAACTTCCAGAAGTATTGGGGACTTTTGCGATCGGAGGATTTGGTTTTAGTGGTAGCACTGCCAATAGCGGCATTATATTTACAACTTTAAAATCTTGGGATGAGCGCTCAAAACCCGGTCAATCAGTACAGGCGATTATTGGCAGCTTGCAAGGGAAGTTGTTAGCAATTCCAGAAGCCAGGGTTTTCCCTGTGAATCCGCCACCAATCCAGGGTTTAGGTAACTTTGGCGGCTTCGTCTTTCAACTGCAAGACCGCAGAGGTAACAGTGGCTTAGAAAATTTAGTCCAGTCGATGGGTAAGTTGCTAGGTCAAGCTAATCAAACACCAGGATTACAAGCTGTATTTAGCACCTTTGCCGCAGATACACCACAATTGCTTGTGGAAGTAGACCGCAATAAAGCCAAATCATTGCAAGTTTCCATAGATGATATCTTCAATACTTTACAAACTGCTTTGGGGTCGCAATATGTAAATGATTTCAATCTCCAGCAGCGCAATTACCGAGTATATATCCAGGCAGATCAACAGTTTCGTTCCAACCCAAAAGATATTAGCAAACTATATGTTCGTTCTGAAAAGGATCAAATGATTCCTTTGAGTAACTTAGTCAAAGTTACTCAGACTGTGGGAGCGCAAACGATAAATCACTATAATCTGTTTCGCTCAATTGAAATTAATGGTTCCGCCGCTCCTGGCTCTAGTTCGGGAGACGCAATTAAAGCAATGGAAAAAGTTGCTAAGGAAGTTTTACCAGCCGGTTATGGTTATGAATGGTCAGGGACTGCATTAGAAGAAATAGATTCTGGTGGTTTAGCACCCCTGATTTTTGGATTAGGAATAATATTTGTATTTTTGGTACTAGCCGCTCAATACGAGAACTACGTTGACCCCTTTATCATTCTGTTATCAGTTCCCTTAGCTATCTTTGGAGCGCTTATAGCTCAATCAATGCGGGGTTTTGCAAATGATGTTTACTGTCAAATTGGTCTAGTAATGTTGATCGGGTTAGCTAGTAAAAACGCAATTTTGATTGTGGAATTTGCTAACCAATTGCGAGAGCAAGGACTTTCGATTACCAAAGCAGTAATTGAGGCTTCGCAAGAGCGATTACGTCCAATTTTGATGACTGCTTTTTCTACACTATTAGGGATTTTCCCATTAGCTGTTGCTACAGGTGCCGGTGCGGGAAGTCGGCAATCTTTGGGAACAGCAGTATTTGGTGGGATGTTAATTGCAACTTTCTTGAGTTTGTTTGTAGTGCCAATTCTGTATATCGTAATTAAGACGACAACAGAGCGCTTTATCAAACCAAATCGGCATCAAGAACTGCAAACAGAAGGCATATCATTGGATGGTAAAAGTGCTGCATATTCAGCAAAAGGCGAGAACTAA